The Streptomyces sp. NBC_01689 genome includes a window with the following:
- a CDS encoding SDR family oxidoreductase yields the protein MRVFVTGASGSIGSVVVPELVAAGHEVVGLVRSDAAATAVSAAGGMPLRGDLADLDSLRAGAEQADGVINLAFGNDWSDLEPCIEDEARAVRTFGAALADSGKPFVHAGLTPMTPGHVSTEEDPDTTDGPVGGRGHNSRRVLALAAQGVRSSVVRLPRSVHQRGAQYGFCSVLIATAQKTGASVYVGDGTQRWPAVHRLDAARLFRIALEDAEPGTVLHAVADTGDTMRSLAETIGGALAVPVESVSPDDFGVIGRLFALDMPSSSALTRERFGWEPAHPSLMADLAAGGYPAPV from the coding sequence ATGCGCGTATTCGTCACCGGAGCCAGCGGCAGCATCGGCTCGGTTGTCGTTCCCGAACTGGTCGCTGCTGGTCACGAAGTCGTCGGACTCGTCCGTTCCGACGCGGCGGCCACGGCTGTCTCCGCCGCCGGCGGGATGCCGCTGCGCGGAGACCTCGCCGACCTCGACAGCCTCCGAGCCGGCGCCGAGCAGGCTGACGGCGTCATCAACCTGGCCTTCGGCAACGACTGGAGCGACTTGGAGCCGTGCATCGAGGACGAAGCACGCGCCGTGCGGACCTTCGGGGCCGCACTCGCCGACAGTGGCAAGCCGTTTGTGCATGCCGGCCTCACGCCGATGACGCCGGGCCACGTCTCCACCGAGGAGGACCCCGACACGACAGACGGTCCGGTCGGTGGACGCGGCCACAATTCCCGGAGGGTGCTGGCGCTGGCCGCCCAGGGCGTCCGTTCCTCCGTCGTCCGGCTGCCGCGCTCCGTGCATCAGCGCGGGGCGCAGTACGGCTTCTGCTCGGTGCTCATCGCCACCGCGCAGAAAACCGGTGCGTCGGTGTACGTCGGCGATGGCACGCAACGCTGGCCGGCGGTCCACCGGCTCGACGCCGCCCGGCTGTTCCGTATCGCACTCGAGGATGCCGAGCCCGGCACGGTCCTGCACGCGGTGGCCGACACGGGTGACACGATGAGGTCGTTGGCCGAGACCATCGGCGGGGCTCTCGCGGTGCCGGTCGAGTCGGTGTCACCTGATGACTTCGGCGTCATCGGCCGCCTGTTCGCCCTCGACATGCCGTCATCGAGTGCGCTGACCCGGGAACGGTTCGGCTGGGAACCCGCCCACCCGAGCCTGATGGCCGACCTCGCCGCCGGAGGCTATCCCGCTCCGGTCTGA